The Polaribacter tangerinus genome has a segment encoding these proteins:
- the coaBC gene encoding bifunctional phosphopantothenoylcysteine decarboxylase/phosphopantothenate--cysteine ligase CoaBC codes for MSVLSGKKVLLAISAGIAAYKTANLVRLFIKLDAEVQVIMTPASKDFITPLTLSSLSKNPVHSNFYSKEDENELWNNHVELGLWADFMLIAPATANTLSKMANGTCNNLLLATYLSAKCPVYFAPAMDLDMYKHPSTKQSLQKLQDFGNIIIPATSGELASGLVGEGRMAEPEDIVTFIENDMVSKLPLKGKKVLITAGPTYEAIDPVRFIGNHSSGKMGFALAREAANLGAKVTLISGPTNQQLKHSFVNRIDVVSAQEMYTAAHTYFKEVHIAILSAAVADYKPKNVASQKIKKASNTLHIELTPTKDILASLGAIKKNQFLVGFALETNNELEHAKEKLQRKNLDAIVLNSLQDKGAGFATDTNKVTIIDKYLKEQSFQLKSKTEVAKDILEVIISKLEQ; via the coding sequence ATGTCTGTTTTAAGCGGAAAAAAAGTATTACTAGCTATTTCTGCTGGGATAGCCGCTTATAAAACGGCCAATTTGGTCCGTTTATTTATAAAATTAGACGCAGAAGTTCAAGTAATAATGACTCCTGCGTCTAAAGATTTTATAACACCACTTACTCTTTCTTCCCTTTCTAAAAATCCTGTTCACTCAAATTTTTACTCTAAAGAAGATGAAAATGAATTATGGAATAACCATGTAGAATTAGGTCTTTGGGCAGATTTTATGCTCATTGCCCCAGCAACAGCAAATACACTTTCTAAAATGGCAAATGGCACCTGTAACAATTTGTTACTAGCAACCTACCTTTCTGCTAAATGTCCGGTTTATTTTGCTCCTGCTATGGATTTGGATATGTACAAACACCCTTCTACAAAACAGAGTTTACAGAAATTACAAGATTTTGGTAATATTATAATTCCTGCTACTTCCGGAGAATTAGCAAGTGGTTTGGTAGGTGAAGGAAGAATGGCAGAGCCCGAAGATATTGTTACTTTTATAGAAAATGATATGGTATCGAAATTGCCATTAAAAGGAAAAAAAGTGTTAATTACCGCGGGCCCAACATATGAGGCTATAGATCCTGTACGTTTTATTGGAAACCATTCTTCAGGAAAAATGGGTTTTGCTTTGGCTCGTGAAGCAGCAAATTTAGGTGCGAAAGTCACTTTAATTTCTGGACCTACCAATCAGCAATTAAAACATTCGTTTGTAAATAGAATAGATGTTGTTTCTGCACAAGAAATGTACACCGCTGCTCATACTTATTTTAAAGAAGTTCATATTGCTATACTTTCTGCAGCAGTAGCAGATTACAAACCAAAAAATGTAGCTTCACAGAAAATAAAAAAGGCAAGTAATACGTTACATATTGAGCTAACGCCAACAAAAGATATTTTAGCATCTTTGGGTGCTATTAAAAAAAATCAGTTTTTAGTTGGTTTTGCTTTAGAAACAAATAATGAGTTAGAGCACGCAAAAGAAAAGTTACAGAGAAAAAATTTAGATGCCATTGTCTTAAATTCTTTGCAAGATAAAGGTGCAGGTTTTGCCACCGATACTAATAAAGTAACTATTATAGACAAGTATCTAAAAGAACAATCTTTTCAATTAAAGTCTAAAACTGAAGTGGCAAAAGATATTCTTGAGGTAATTATATCAAAACTTGAGCAGTAG
- a CDS encoding enoyl-ACP reductase FabI: protein MQNLLKGKKGIIFGALNENSIAWKTAEKAFEQGAEFVLTNAPAALKMGNIEALAKKTNAQIIPADATSIDDLENLVKQSLTILGGKIDFVLHSIGMSVNVRKDKPYTDPNYSFTEKGWQVSAVSFHKVLNVLYHQKAMNSWGSIVALSYMAAQRVFPDYNDMADNKAFLESIARSFGYYFGRDFKVRVNTISQSPTPTTAGTGVKGFDGFIAYAEKMSPLGNASASDCADYTISLFSDLTKKVTLQNLYHDGGFSNMGVSDAVMEKFE from the coding sequence ATGCAAAATTTACTAAAAGGAAAAAAAGGGATTATTTTTGGTGCATTAAACGAAAACTCAATTGCTTGGAAAACAGCAGAAAAAGCCTTTGAACAAGGAGCAGAATTTGTTTTAACGAATGCGCCTGCAGCGTTAAAAATGGGAAATATAGAAGCGCTTGCAAAAAAGACTAATGCTCAAATAATTCCTGCAGATGCTACATCTATAGATGATTTAGAAAATTTAGTAAAACAGTCATTAACTATTTTGGGAGGAAAAATCGACTTTGTTTTACATTCTATTGGAATGTCTGTAAATGTTAGAAAAGACAAACCATATACAGACCCAAATTATAGTTTTACAGAAAAAGGATGGCAAGTATCTGCAGTTTCTTTTCATAAAGTATTGAATGTTTTATATCATCAAAAAGCAATGAATTCTTGGGGAAGTATTGTAGCCTTGTCTTATATGGCAGCTCAAAGAGTTTTTCCAGATTATAATGACATGGCAGATAACAAAGCTTTTTTAGAGTCTATAGCCAGAAGTTTTGGGTATTATTTTGGTAGAGATTTTAAGGTAAGAGTGAACACTATTTCACAATCTCCAACACCAACAACCGCAGGAACAGGAGTAAAAGGTTTTGATGGTTTTATTGCTTATGCCGAAAAAATGAGTCCGCTAGGAAATGCCTCTGCATCAGACTGCGCCGATTATACCATCTCTTTATTCTCTGATTTAACAAAAAAAGTAACGCTGCAAAACCTTTATCACGACGGCGGATTTTCTAATATGGGGGTAAGTGATGCCGTTATGGAAAAGTTTGAATAG
- a CDS encoding glycosyltransferase — translation MNFHFSIIVPVFNRPNEIDELLESFVRQDFSDNYEILIIEDGSQIKSDVIVRKYTSLLNITYHFKENTGAGDSRNFGMKKASGNYYIILDSDVILPKNYLLEVKNALTKNYTDAFGGEDAAHASFTSLQKAINFSMTSLFTTGGIRGKKIASNKFQLRSFNLGISKAAFLKTKGFSNMKNGEDIDLTFRLWQNGFSTQQIKKAFVYHKRRTSFIQFFKQTYGFGTARPILNKKHPNSSQLTFWFPSLFIVGFAVGIILLLLSFPMLSYLYACYFLLIFFHSLLLNKSFNVAFLSIFTTITQFLGYGIGFLKSQFF, via the coding sequence TTGAACTTTCATTTTTCTATTATAGTACCTGTTTTTAATCGTCCGAACGAAATAGACGAATTGTTAGAGAGTTTTGTTCGTCAAGATTTTTCAGATAACTATGAGATACTAATAATAGAAGATGGTTCGCAAATAAAAAGTGATGTTATAGTAAGAAAGTATACATCATTATTAAACATAACTTACCACTTTAAAGAAAATACTGGTGCTGGTGATAGTCGTAATTTTGGTATGAAAAAAGCATCTGGTAACTATTATATCATTTTAGATTCAGATGTTATTCTTCCTAAAAACTATTTACTTGAAGTAAAAAATGCTTTAACAAAAAACTATACAGATGCTTTTGGTGGTGAGGATGCAGCACATGCTAGTTTTACTTCTTTGCAAAAGGCAATTAATTTTTCGATGACTTCTTTGTTTACCACCGGAGGAATTCGGGGCAAAAAGATAGCTTCTAATAAATTTCAATTACGAAGTTTTAATTTAGGAATCTCTAAAGCCGCTTTTTTAAAAACTAAAGGATTTTCTAACATGAAAAATGGCGAAGACATCGACCTAACCTTTCGACTCTGGCAAAATGGTTTTTCTACTCAGCAAATAAAAAAAGCTTTTGTATATCATAAAAGAAGAACGTCTTTTATTCAGTTTTTTAAACAAACTTATGGATTTGGAACAGCAAGACCAATTTTAAATAAAAAACACCCAAATTCTTCTCAACTTACATTTTGGTTTCCAAGTCTTTTTATTGTGGGTTTTGCTGTTGGTATTATTTTATTACTATTAAGTTTTCCTATGCTAAGCTATTTATATGCTTGTTATTTTTTATTGATATTTTTTCATTCTTTACTACTAAATAAAAGTTTTAACGTTGCTTTTTTGAGTATTTTTACTACTATAACCCAATTTTTGGGTTACGGTATTGGGTTTTTAAAATCTCAGTTTTTTTAA
- the recN gene encoding DNA repair protein RecN, which produces MLTQLSINNYALINHLSIDFSSGLSIITGETGAGKSILLGALGLVLGNRADLSSLKDTSKKCIVEAKVAIANYHLEEFFKDSDLDYESETIIRREILPSGKSRAFVNDTPVTLSILNALRTKLIDVHSQHQTMELSDTAFQFEILDALANNKDRIASYKRGYLQLNSLKRELEDLEKQQQLANQQYDYNLHLFNELEEAKIIEDEQEILEDSLDKLNNIEEIKENLSESLAISINEDIGIQSLLHSLEHKLHKIASYSKEYQVLAERVTSAKIEIDDIVTELEDANEHIEFDPNEAEKVNDRLQLLYNLQKKHSVSNNKELLEVLAVLSDKVAQVTSAEETLNTKKAEIHAVAEKMDVLADKITTARKAAIPVLKKELENLLADLGMENARFSIEIKQTIIYFYNGKDELKFLFSANKGGNFGELKKVASGGELSRIMLAVKKVLSENTQLPTIIFDEIDTGVSGEVSNKIAAIMQQLSKNMQVIAITHLPQIAAKGNSHYKVFKAEENGITTTNLKQLSKEERVVEIAEMLSGKDISESAVTHAKELLS; this is translated from the coding sequence TTGCTTACACAATTATCCATAAATAACTACGCATTAATCAATCATTTAAGTATTGATTTTTCTTCAGGATTATCTATAATCACTGGAGAAACAGGAGCAGGTAAATCTATATTATTAGGTGCTTTAGGATTGGTTTTAGGGAACAGAGCAGATTTATCTTCGTTAAAAGATACAAGTAAAAAATGTATTGTAGAGGCAAAAGTTGCCATTGCAAATTATCACTTAGAAGAATTTTTTAAAGACTCCGATTTAGATTACGAATCTGAAACAATTATTAGAAGAGAAATTTTGCCATCAGGAAAGTCTCGTGCCTTTGTTAATGATACACCTGTTACACTAAGCATTTTGAATGCGTTACGAACTAAATTGATAGATGTTCATTCTCAACATCAAACAATGGAACTTTCGGACACTGCTTTCCAATTCGAAATTTTAGACGCTTTAGCGAACAATAAAGACCGAATTGCTTCATATAAAAGAGGTTATTTGCAATTAAATTCTTTAAAAAGAGAATTAGAAGATTTAGAAAAACAACAACAGCTAGCAAATCAGCAATACGATTACAATTTACATCTTTTTAATGAGTTGGAAGAAGCTAAAATTATAGAAGATGAACAAGAAATTTTAGAAGATTCTCTAGACAAATTAAATAATATTGAAGAGATTAAAGAAAATTTATCAGAATCTTTGGCAATTTCAATAAATGAAGATATTGGTATACAAAGTTTGTTACATTCGTTAGAACACAAACTTCATAAAATTGCTTCCTATTCTAAAGAATATCAAGTTTTGGCAGAACGAGTAACTTCTGCTAAAATAGAAATTGATGATATTGTTACTGAATTAGAAGATGCCAATGAACACATAGAATTTGATCCTAATGAGGCAGAAAAAGTAAATGACAGACTTCAGTTGCTATACAACTTACAAAAGAAACATTCGGTAAGTAACAATAAAGAACTTTTAGAAGTTTTGGCTGTTTTGTCTGATAAAGTTGCGCAAGTAACTTCTGCAGAAGAAACTTTAAATACTAAAAAGGCAGAAATTCATGCAGTAGCAGAAAAAATGGATGTTTTGGCAGATAAAATTACAACTGCTAGAAAAGCGGCTATTCCAGTTCTAAAGAAAGAACTAGAGAATTTACTTGCAGATTTAGGAATGGAAAATGCCCGTTTCTCAATAGAAATAAAACAAACAATCATTTATTTTTATAACGGGAAGGATGAATTAAAATTTTTGTTTTCGGCAAATAAAGGCGGTAATTTTGGCGAATTAAAAAAAGTTGCGTCTGGCGGAGAGCTTTCTCGAATAATGTTAGCTGTTAAAAAAGTATTGTCTGAAAACACTCAATTGCCAACCATAATTTTCGATGAAATTGATACAGGTGTTTCTGGAGAAGTTTCCAATAAAATTGCGGCAATAATGCAACAATTAAGCAAAAATATGCAGGTAATTGCTATTACACATTTACCACAAATTGCAGCCAAAGGTAACAGTCACTACAAGGTTTTTAAAGCCGAAGAAAATGGCATTACAACCACAAATTTAAAACAACTCTCTAAAGAAGAAAGAGTGGTAGAAATTGCAGAAATGCTAAGTGGTAAAGATATTTCTGAATCTGCTGTAACACATGCAAAAGAACTATTAAGCTAA
- a CDS encoding GH92 family glycosyl hydrolase, whose protein sequence is MKSKHQIIVTIFKKALSVFFAIFLLQCTKEANSIKKEVASKDLVKHVNPMIGTSKMGHVFPGATAPFGMVQLSPQTNFEVMFTQGKYNPKTYEYCAGYQFKDTTIIGFAHTNFSGTGHSDLGDFLVMPTVGNLVLDPLKTKDGKKGFYSTFSHQTENAKAGYYKVALESYNIKAELTATERVGFHKYKFPKSSEAHILFDFVYNVYHHDNKNVWTFIRIENDSTITGYRQTKGWARTKKVFFAAKFSKPFKSYGHKKYDNTSYNGFYGRFNERENFPEMAGKNIRAYFNFDTNEGEEIKLKFALSSVSSSGAMKNLEEEISHWNFNKVKKETQQKWNNELSKIEVETIKETQKETFYTALYHTMLSPVLYEDVDGSYRGLDQNIHKSSGFTNYTIFSLWDTYRALHPLFNIIQRERNNDMIKSMLAHQAQSVHQMLPIWSHYANENWCMIGYHATSVIADAIVKNVGNFDKIKALNASVKTANVSYFDGLGDYIKYQYVPDDKSHSSVSKTLELAYDDWAIAQIAKSVNDTATVATFLKRSKYYKNVFNQKNGFMSPRLSNGKFRENFDPLDTHGQGFIEGNAWNYGLYVPHQLDTMIYMMGGKKRFSAFLDTLFTKKLEDKYIDKHEDITRDGIIGNYVHGNEPGHHIPYLYNWTGNNHKTQARVRMIMDTMYGTGVDGLCGNDDAGQMSAWYIFSSLGFYPVTPGSNKYALGSPLIKAATLHLENGKTLIIKAKNQSEENVYVAKLTINGKQVDRNYILHEEIMNGGTFEFLMSDTYE, encoded by the coding sequence ATGAAGAGTAAACACCAAATAATTGTTACAATATTTAAAAAAGCACTTTCAGTATTTTTTGCTATTTTTTTATTACAATGTACTAAAGAAGCCAATTCAATTAAAAAAGAAGTCGCATCAAAAGACTTAGTTAAACATGTGAATCCTATGATTGGTACTTCTAAAATGGGACATGTTTTTCCTGGTGCAACGGCTCCTTTTGGAATGGTTCAGTTAAGTCCGCAAACAAATTTCGAGGTCATGTTTACACAAGGGAAGTACAACCCCAAAACATACGAGTATTGCGCAGGTTATCAGTTTAAAGACACTACAATTATTGGTTTTGCTCATACTAATTTTAGTGGGACAGGTCATTCGGATTTAGGAGACTTTTTGGTTATGCCAACTGTTGGAAATTTGGTTTTAGACCCTTTGAAAACTAAAGATGGAAAGAAAGGATTTTATTCAACGTTTTCTCATCAAACGGAAAATGCTAAGGCTGGATATTATAAGGTAGCTCTAGAAAGTTACAACATAAAAGCAGAGTTAACAGCAACAGAGCGTGTAGGTTTTCATAAATATAAATTTCCAAAATCTTCTGAAGCACATATTTTATTCGATTTTGTGTATAATGTATATCACCACGACAATAAAAACGTTTGGACATTTATTCGGATAGAAAATGACTCTACCATTACAGGTTACCGACAAACAAAAGGTTGGGCTAGAACAAAAAAAGTATTTTTTGCAGCAAAATTTTCAAAACCATTTAAAAGTTACGGTCATAAAAAATATGATAACACTTCCTATAATGGTTTTTATGGAAGATTTAATGAGCGTGAAAACTTTCCAGAAATGGCAGGAAAAAATATTCGAGCTTATTTTAATTTTGATACAAATGAAGGTGAAGAGATCAAGTTAAAATTTGCCTTATCTTCGGTAAGTAGCTCTGGAGCAATGAAAAATTTAGAGGAAGAAATTTCGCATTGGAATTTTAACAAAGTTAAAAAAGAAACACAGCAAAAGTGGAACAATGAGTTGTCTAAGATAGAAGTTGAAACCATTAAAGAAACTCAGAAAGAAACATTTTATACCGCGTTATATCACACAATGTTAAGTCCTGTTTTGTATGAAGATGTAGATGGTAGTTATCGAGGTTTAGATCAGAATATTCACAAATCTTCGGGTTTTACAAATTATACTATTTTTTCTCTTTGGGACACTTACAGAGCTTTACATCCATTATTTAATATCATTCAGCGAGAAAGAAATAACGATATGATTAAATCAATGTTAGCTCATCAAGCGCAAAGTGTTCATCAAATGTTGCCAATTTGGAGCCATTATGCTAATGAAAATTGGTGTATGATTGGGTATCATGCTACCTCTGTTATTGCAGATGCTATTGTAAAAAATGTTGGTAATTTTGATAAAATAAAGGCTTTAAATGCATCTGTTAAAACAGCAAACGTTTCTTATTTTGATGGTTTGGGAGATTATATAAAATATCAATACGTACCAGATGATAAAAGTCATTCTTCGGTTTCTAAAACTTTAGAACTTGCCTATGATGATTGGGCAATTGCTCAAATAGCAAAAAGTGTAAATGATACAGCAACAGTTGCAACTTTCTTAAAAAGATCTAAATACTATAAAAATGTGTTTAATCAAAAGAACGGATTCATGAGTCCGAGATTATCGAACGGGAAGTTTCGTGAAAATTTTGATCCTTTAGATACTCACGGACAAGGTTTTATTGAAGGAAATGCGTGGAATTATGGTTTGTATGTACCGCATCAGTTAGATACAATGATTTACATGATGGGTGGAAAAAAACGTTTTAGTGCTTTTTTAGATACTCTTTTTACCAAAAAGCTAGAAGATAAGTATATAGACAAGCACGAAGATATTACCAGAGATGGTATTATTGGTAATTATGTTCATGGAAATGAACCTGGGCACCATATTCCTTATTTATATAATTGGACAGGTAATAACCATAAAACTCAAGCTAGAGTGCGCATGATTATGGATACAATGTATGGAACTGGTGTAGACGGATTATGCGGTAATGATGATGCTGGCCAAATGAGTGCTTGGTATATTTTTAGTAGTTTAGGTTTTTATCCAGTAACACCAGGTTCTAATAAATATGCTTTGGGAAGTCCGTTAATTAAAGCTGCAACATTACATTTAGAAAACGGAAAAACCCTAATAATTAAGGCAAAAAATCAATCAGAAGAAAATGTGTATGTTGCTAAATTAACAATTAATGGCAAGCAAGTCGATAGAAACTATATTTTACATGAAGAAATTATGAATGGAGGAACTTTTGAGTTTTTAATGTCAGATACTTATGAGTAA
- a CDS encoding DUF4835 family protein: MSKFNILFIALLSIFTVNAQELNCLVTVNSDQIAGSNQQVFSTLQKALTEYINQTKWTNRVVKQEERIDCAMTIIVTSRDNNKFTATLQVQSTRPVFNSSYASPVLNIKDKEFNFTYNEFDPLIYNRNSFDSNLVSTIVFYANIIIGLDADTFKEFGGEEELKEAQNVMLQAQQSGLSSWQNVVGEQNRFLLIDNLLSPNLKAYRSTLYNYHRFGMDNLVNSKGSGLQSIEDSVIALQSIYNKTIGNYLIRLFFDAKADEIVNIYSESTNTRNKERLVQTVRKISTNNNAKWRKID; this comes from the coding sequence ATGTCTAAATTTAATATACTTTTTATTGCATTATTGTCAATTTTTACAGTAAATGCTCAAGAATTAAACTGTCTAGTAACCGTAAATTCAGACCAAATTGCGGGTTCCAATCAACAAGTTTTTAGTACTTTGCAAAAAGCACTTACCGAGTATATTAATCAAACAAAATGGACCAACAGGGTTGTAAAACAAGAAGAGCGCATAGATTGTGCTATGACCATTATTGTTACTTCTAGAGACAATAATAAGTTTACAGCTACTTTACAAGTTCAGTCTACCAGACCTGTTTTTAACTCAAGTTATGCATCACCTGTGTTAAATATTAAAGACAAAGAGTTTAATTTTACCTATAACGAGTTTGATCCGTTAATTTACAACAGAAATTCTTTTGACAGCAATTTGGTTTCTACTATCGTTTTTTACGCAAATATTATTATTGGTTTAGATGCCGATACCTTTAAAGAGTTTGGCGGAGAGGAAGAATTAAAAGAAGCGCAAAATGTAATGTTACAAGCACAGCAAAGTGGTTTGTCTTCATGGCAAAATGTAGTAGGAGAGCAAAACAGATTTTTGTTGATAGATAATTTACTTTCTCCGAATTTAAAAGCATATAGAAGTACATTGTATAATTATCACCGGTTTGGAATGGATAATTTGGTAAACTCGAAAGGCTCTGGGTTACAAAGTATAGAAGATAGTGTAATTGCACTACAATCTATTTATAATAAAACAATTGGTAACTACTTAATTAGATTGTTTTTTGATGCTAAAGCAGATGAAATTGTAAACATATATTCCGAAAGTACCAATACTAGAAACAAAGAAAGACTTGTGCAAACAGTTCGTAAAATTTCTACTAATAACAATGCAAAATGGCGAAAGATTGATTGA
- a CDS encoding DNA-directed RNA polymerase subunit omega, producing MDYKGTNAPLSTVTYDKNELQAPTENIYEAISIIAKRAEQINSDLKRELVDKLDEFATYNDSLEEVFENKEQIEVSKFYERLPKPTAMAVEEWLNNKVYHRTPETE from the coding sequence ATGGATTATAAAGGTACAAATGCACCGTTAAGTACAGTTACTTACGACAAAAATGAATTACAAGCGCCTACAGAAAATATCTATGAGGCTATTTCTATCATTGCAAAAAGAGCTGAGCAGATTAATTCTGACTTAAAAAGAGAATTGGTAGATAAATTAGATGAGTTTGCTACTTACAACGATTCTCTTGAAGAGGTTTTTGAAAATAAAGAGCAAATTGAAGTATCTAAATTTTACGAAAGATTGCCAAAACCAACAGCAATGGCTGTAGAGGAATGGTTAAATAATAAAGTTTACCACAGAACTCCAGAAACAGAATAA